A single Anatilimnocola floriformis DNA region contains:
- a CDS encoding DUF1559 family PulG-like putative transporter has protein sequence MRPTRLARGFTLVELLVVIAIIGVLVALLLPAVQAAREAARRTQCSNNMKQQVLALHNCHDTHLYMPQFGYSWPRGSTTLTSSSTFWSMLPYLEQKNLYEKLQGLSTVSSFFNSSTSTNSMVTKVPAYVCPSDNTAKGNATGTSNAYNLNSYNVNGEVFVTGEYPRLADMTDGTSSTVMLIEHIALCRSSAGGNSATDGRSVWPATNLTTGDPISYWPNEAVSTTLPAGYPSGGFATQYSTAKIPDPANGNVQSWRVPQAAPTLGSAGTCSPLNASSLHPGVVIVGLGDGSVRGITGNITLKTWNSALTQSDGQPMGGDW, from the coding sequence ATGCGCCCCACAAGGCTCGCGCGCGGTTTTACGCTAGTTGAATTGCTCGTCGTGATTGCCATCATCGGTGTGTTGGTGGCGCTACTTCTTCCCGCCGTGCAGGCCGCTCGCGAAGCCGCCCGCCGCACGCAATGTTCGAACAATATGAAGCAGCAAGTCCTGGCGCTGCACAACTGCCATGACACCCATCTCTACATGCCGCAGTTCGGCTACTCCTGGCCGCGCGGCAGCACCACGCTGACTTCTTCCTCAACGTTCTGGTCGATGCTCCCCTACCTGGAACAGAAAAACCTGTATGAAAAACTGCAGGGCCTGTCGACTGTCAGTTCGTTCTTCAATAGTTCGACGTCGACCAACTCCATGGTCACCAAAGTTCCCGCCTACGTTTGTCCTTCGGACAACACCGCTAAGGGAAACGCGACCGGAACTTCGAATGCCTACAACCTGAATAGCTACAACGTCAACGGCGAGGTCTTTGTCACGGGTGAGTATCCCCGCTTGGCTGACATGACCGATGGCACCTCGAGCACGGTGATGCTCATCGAGCACATCGCCCTCTGCCGCAGTTCGGCGGGTGGCAATAGCGCGACCGATGGTCGCTCGGTGTGGCCGGCGACGAACCTGACCACCGGCGATCCGATTTCTTATTGGCCAAATGAAGCAGTCAGCACCACTCTGCCGGCTGGATATCCGTCCGGTGGTTTTGCCACGCAATATTCCACGGCCAAGATCCCCGACCCTGCTAACGGCAACGTGCAAAGCTGGCGCGTGCCGCAAGCCGCGCCAACGCTGGGCTCGGCAGGAACGTGTTCCCCGCTGAACGCGAGCTCGTTGCATCCGGGTGTGGTGATTGTGGGCCTCGGCGATGGCAGCGTGCGCGGCATTACGGGCAACATCACGCTCAAGACGTGGAACTCAGCGCTCACTCAGTCCGACGGTCAGCCCATGGGTGGCGATTGGTAA
- a CDS encoding ABC-F family ATP-binding cassette domain-containing protein — MILLSVQDIVKHYGPEPVLDGVTFDLRPGERAALVGPNGAGKTTLMQIIAGQSEPHSGRVEIHSRARIGYLEQQPEFAAGRTVWQEASSGLEELLQLSVEAERIAAAMATEQDASARKKLEQQFDFIQHQLHRHDVYQADRRIEQILEGLGFGEATWQKPVEQLSGGQQNRLILAKLLLADPDLLLLDEPSNHLDIDATEWLENYLTATDQAMLVVSHDRYFLDRVTNRTLELYQGTVESYPGNFTQYKRLKSERLEVQRKTYEKQQEEIARMEDFIRKNHYGVLATQAEDRRKKLERIERVPPPREIKSPPMGFPAASRTGDIVLRVEGLSKAYDRQLFKNLTFDVLRGEKWGILGPNGTGKTTLLRCIVGETTADAGRSVIGSGVKLGYFDQHLSSVDPNAEVADAVRPDHKEFMIQARRDLLARFGLIGETVLQKVSSLSGGERNRTALARLAALDANVLLLDEPTNHLDLWARDALEQALKAFDGTVIFVSHDRYFLNQVATKLLIVQPDRFRVIEGNYDTYQHLVKQGFALDARAGVAAEKKKEESAGAVAQRTEKEGRRKRKFPYRKPGEIETEIHQREARQQELLGLYSDPDILRDGGRVKQIQSELSELEEKLPKLYEHWEEALEMNQ; from the coding sequence ATGATTCTGCTCTCCGTACAAGACATCGTGAAGCACTATGGCCCTGAACCCGTGCTCGACGGCGTGACGTTTGATTTACGGCCTGGCGAACGGGCTGCGCTCGTGGGACCGAATGGCGCGGGCAAGACCACGCTGATGCAAATCATTGCGGGGCAAAGTGAGCCGCACTCGGGGCGAGTCGAAATTCATTCGCGCGCCCGCATTGGCTATTTGGAACAGCAACCCGAGTTCGCCGCGGGGCGGACGGTTTGGCAGGAAGCGAGCAGCGGGCTCGAAGAACTGCTGCAGCTTTCCGTCGAAGCCGAACGGATTGCCGCGGCGATGGCGACCGAGCAGGATGCGTCGGCGCGCAAGAAGCTCGAGCAGCAGTTCGATTTCATTCAACATCAACTCCATCGCCACGACGTGTATCAAGCCGATCGGCGGATCGAGCAGATTTTGGAAGGGCTTGGCTTTGGCGAGGCGACCTGGCAAAAGCCCGTCGAGCAACTTTCGGGCGGTCAGCAAAATCGACTGATCCTCGCCAAACTGCTACTGGCCGATCCCGATTTGCTGTTGCTCGATGAACCGTCGAACCATCTCGACATTGATGCGACCGAGTGGCTCGAAAACTATCTCACGGCGACCGATCAGGCCATGCTCGTGGTCAGTCACGACCGCTACTTTCTCGATCGCGTGACGAACCGCACGCTGGAGCTTTATCAAGGAACCGTCGAGTCGTATCCGGGCAATTTCACGCAGTACAAACGACTGAAGAGTGAGCGGCTTGAGGTTCAGCGGAAGACCTACGAGAAGCAGCAGGAAGAAATCGCGCGGATGGAAGATTTCATCCGCAAGAACCACTACGGCGTGCTCGCCACGCAGGCCGAAGATCGCCGCAAGAAGCTCGAACGGATCGAGCGCGTGCCGCCGCCGCGAGAGATTAAGTCGCCGCCGATGGGCTTTCCGGCTGCGTCGCGCACGGGCGACATCGTGCTCCGCGTCGAAGGCCTCAGCAAAGCGTACGACCGGCAGCTGTTCAAAAATCTGACGTTCGATGTGCTCCGCGGCGAAAAATGGGGCATCCTCGGACCGAACGGCACCGGCAAAACGACGCTGCTCCGCTGCATCGTCGGCGAGACGACAGCTGACGCGGGAAGATCCGTGATCGGCAGCGGCGTGAAGCTCGGCTACTTCGATCAGCACCTGAGCAGTGTCGATCCGAACGCCGAAGTCGCCGATGCGGTGCGGCCCGATCACAAGGAATTCATGATCCAAGCCCGCCGCGACCTGCTCGCACGCTTCGGCCTCATCGGCGAAACAGTGCTGCAGAAAGTATCGAGCCTCAGTGGCGGCGAGCGCAACCGAACTGCCCTCGCGCGGCTAGCGGCGCTCGATGCCAACGTGCTGCTGCTCGACGAACCGACGAACCACCTCGACTTGTGGGCCCGCGATGCCCTCGAACAAGCCTTGAAAGCCTTCGATGGAACGGTGATCTTCGTCAGCCACGACCGCTACTTTCTTAATCAGGTCGCCACGAAGCTCCTCATCGTGCAGCCAGATCGCTTTCGCGTAATCGAGGGGAACTACGACACCTATCAGCACCTGGTGAAGCAGGGCTTTGCCCTCGACGCCCGCGCTGGTGTCGCGGCCGAGAAGAAGAAAGAAGAATCAGCCGGCGCTGTTGCCCAGCGCACGGAAAAGGAAGGCCGCCGCAAACGGAAGTTCCCCTATCGCAAACCGGGCGAAATCGAAACAGAAATCCATCAGCGGGAAGCGCGACAGCAAGAGCTGCTCGGCCTGTATTCCGATCCCGACATCCTCCGCGACGGCGGCCGGGTGAAGCAGATTCAAAGTGAGCTCAGCGAACTGGAAGAAAAACTGCCGAAGCTGTATGAGCACTGGGAAGAGGCGCTGGAGATGAATCAGTAG
- the miaE gene encoding tRNA-(ms[2]io[6]A)-hydroxylase: MLNLQSTTPDRWLHQVEANLEELLIDHAHCERKAAACALSLIGYYVEDVELAAEMTEIVREELEHYHLVIKLLERRGMKFRRIHPSTYGNKLHALVSRQEPQRAVDRLIVAGLIEARSCERFGLLRDRLADRELAEFYGSLFESEARHHSTYVQLARRYTDEVSLRQRLHELAAAEAAILVDGDDFPRMHS, encoded by the coding sequence GTGTTGAATCTTCAATCCACCACTCCCGACCGCTGGCTGCATCAGGTCGAAGCCAATCTCGAGGAGTTGCTGATCGACCACGCTCATTGCGAGCGGAAAGCGGCCGCCTGCGCGCTGAGCCTCATCGGCTACTACGTAGAAGATGTCGAACTGGCCGCCGAGATGACGGAGATCGTGCGCGAGGAGCTCGAGCACTATCACCTGGTGATCAAATTGCTCGAACGCCGCGGCATGAAGTTCCGGCGGATTCACCCCAGCACTTACGGCAACAAGTTGCACGCGCTGGTCAGTCGCCAGGAACCGCAGCGGGCCGTCGATCGGTTGATCGTCGCTGGTTTGATCGAAGCTCGTTCCTGCGAACGCTTCGGCTTGCTGCGCGATCGACTTGCCGATCGCGAATTGGCCGAGTTTTATGGCAGCCTGTTTGAATCGGAAGCCCGGCACCACAGCACCTATGTGCAACTGGCCCGCCGATACACGGATGAAGTATCGCTCCGGCAACGGCTGCACGAACTGGCCGCAGCCGAAGCGGCGATCCTCGTCGATGGTGATGATTTTCCCCGCATGCACAGCTGA
- a CDS encoding zinc ribbon domain-containing protein, producing MADIQWLDAVDHDAPAPRGKPCEACGTPIEPLDKFCPACGTPNPDYQAPVAPAAKQASPEVVDAQVVDQSHTEQPEQKHFRCETCGAEVATDPDQRSYTCPFCDSTYVIELPQRDTGRQQPEFVIGFAITPEDAQAKFKAWLADNGWYRPGDLKTSAVVDKMKGVYLPFWSFSMRADSNWQASIGEHWYRTETYTTTDSKGNTTTHTRQVQETEWYPLAGRHHHYYSGYLVSGSKGLPQDQALRVQPYQLPALKRYAPWFLAGWFAEEYSVSRDRALEISQQEFYNREQSNVAAFLPGDTHRSLSVSTNFSQVNSDLCLLPMYIASYKYQDKLYRFLLNGQTGRMAGDKPVSWQRIAILVGVIVAVLLVLFLIIAAMNAR from the coding sequence ATGGCCGACATCCAGTGGCTCGATGCGGTTGATCACGACGCTCCCGCGCCGCGCGGCAAACCGTGCGAAGCCTGCGGCACTCCGATCGAACCGCTCGACAAATTCTGCCCCGCATGCGGCACTCCCAATCCAGACTATCAAGCGCCGGTCGCTCCCGCGGCAAAGCAGGCGTCACCGGAAGTTGTCGATGCGCAAGTCGTCGACCAATCGCATACGGAACAACCCGAGCAAAAGCACTTCCGCTGCGAAACCTGTGGCGCCGAAGTGGCAACCGATCCGGATCAGCGCAGTTACACCTGCCCGTTTTGCGATTCGACGTATGTGATCGAACTGCCGCAGCGCGACACCGGCCGGCAGCAACCCGAGTTCGTCATCGGCTTTGCGATTACGCCCGAAGATGCCCAAGCGAAGTTCAAAGCTTGGCTCGCCGATAACGGTTGGTATCGGCCCGGCGATCTGAAGACTTCTGCTGTCGTCGACAAGATGAAAGGCGTGTATCTGCCGTTCTGGTCGTTCTCGATGCGGGCCGACAGCAACTGGCAAGCGAGCATCGGCGAGCATTGGTATCGGACCGAGACTTACACCACGACCGATTCCAAGGGAAACACCACCACGCATACGCGGCAGGTGCAAGAGACCGAGTGGTATCCGCTCGCCGGCCGGCATCATCATTACTACAGCGGCTATCTCGTTAGTGGCAGCAAAGGTTTGCCGCAGGATCAAGCTCTGCGCGTGCAGCCCTATCAACTGCCGGCGCTCAAGCGCTACGCCCCGTGGTTTCTGGCCGGTTGGTTTGCGGAAGAGTATTCGGTCTCGCGCGACCGGGCTCTCGAGATTTCGCAACAAGAGTTTTACAACCGCGAGCAAAGCAACGTCGCTGCGTTCCTCCCGGGCGACACGCATCGCAGCTTGAGCGTGAGCACCAACTTCAGCCAGGTGAATTCCGATCTCTGTCTGCTGCCGATGTACATTGCCAGCTATAAGTATCAGGACAAGCTCTACCGCTTTCTGCTGAATGGCCAGACGGGACGCATGGCCGGAGATAAGCCGGTGTCGTGGCAGCGAATTGCGATCCTGGTCGGTGTAATTGTCGCGGTGTTGCTTGTTCTCTTCCTGATCATCGCGGCAATGAACGCGCGGTAA
- the purB gene encoding adenylosuccinate lyase, which yields MSHDRYENPLISRYASTEMSSLWSEQRKFGTWRRLWVILAEAERQMGLPVTEEQIAELRGQVDNIDFAAAAKYEKKLRHDVMAHVHTYGDVCPTARGIIHLGATSCYVTDNADLLLLREGLQLVARRLMGVIDQLSKFAAQQRSLACLGFTHLQPAQPTTVGKRACLWAYDLVLDLYEVEHRIAEMRARSVKGTTGTQASFLALFHGDHAKVRELEKLVAKKIGFDDSYSVTGQTYTRKVDSQIVDVLSGIAQSAHKLATDVRLLASRKEMEEPFGEDQIGSSAMAYKRNPMKSERVCALSRFVISLQSSAANTVATQWMERTLDDSANRRLVLPQSFLAIDAILVLLQNISAGLVVYPLVVAKNLQEELPFMATENLLMAAVERGGDRQNLHEVIRKRSHEAAAVVKQQGKPNDLLERLASEADFAGVDLQAALDPAQYVGRAPEQVDEFIAEVIEPLRARYANQAQLSAELKV from the coding sequence ATGTCGCACGATCGTTACGAAAATCCGCTTATCTCGCGTTACGCTTCTACCGAAATGTCGTCGCTTTGGAGCGAGCAGCGGAAGTTTGGCACTTGGCGACGGCTGTGGGTGATTCTGGCCGAGGCCGAACGGCAGATGGGGCTGCCGGTCACTGAGGAGCAGATTGCGGAACTCCGCGGTCAGGTCGACAACATCGATTTTGCCGCGGCGGCGAAGTACGAAAAGAAACTGCGGCACGACGTGATGGCTCACGTCCATACCTACGGCGATGTCTGCCCGACCGCGCGTGGCATCATTCACCTCGGCGCGACCAGTTGTTACGTAACCGACAACGCCGACCTGTTGCTGCTCCGCGAAGGGCTGCAACTAGTCGCGCGGCGGTTGATGGGCGTGATCGATCAGCTTTCTAAGTTCGCGGCGCAGCAGCGGAGCCTTGCTTGTTTGGGCTTCACTCACTTGCAGCCCGCGCAGCCGACGACCGTTGGCAAGCGTGCTTGCTTGTGGGCCTACGATCTCGTGCTCGATCTATACGAAGTCGAACATCGCATCGCCGAGATGCGGGCTCGCAGCGTGAAAGGAACGACCGGCACGCAGGCCAGCTTCCTTGCCCTCTTTCACGGCGATCACGCCAAGGTGCGCGAACTGGAAAAGCTCGTGGCCAAGAAAATCGGCTTCGACGACAGCTACTCGGTGACCGGCCAGACTTATACCCGCAAGGTCGATTCGCAAATCGTCGACGTCCTCTCTGGCATCGCCCAGTCGGCCCATAAGCTGGCGACGGATGTCAGGTTACTTGCTTCGCGCAAGGAAATGGAAGAGCCGTTCGGAGAAGATCAGATTGGAAGCAGCGCGATGGCTTACAAGCGGAATCCGATGAAGAGCGAACGCGTTTGCGCGCTGTCTCGGTTCGTAATTTCGCTGCAGTCGAGTGCTGCCAACACCGTGGCCACGCAGTGGATGGAACGCACGCTCGATGACTCGGCCAATCGCCGGCTGGTCTTGCCACAATCGTTCCTCGCGATCGATGCGATCCTGGTACTGCTGCAGAACATTAGCGCTGGTCTGGTGGTTTATCCGCTAGTTGTTGCGAAGAACCTGCAAGAAGAGTTGCCGTTTATGGCGACCGAAAATCTGCTGATGGCCGCCGTCGAGCGTGGCGGCGATCGGCAGAATCTGCACGAAGTGATCCGCAAGCGCAGTCACGAAGCAGCCGCCGTGGTGAAGCAACAAGGCAAGCCAAACGACCTACTCGAGCGCCTCGCCAGTGAAGCCGATTTCGCCGGCGTCGATCTGCAAGCGGCACTCGATCCCGCGCAATACGTCGGTCGTGCGCCCGAGCAGGTCGATGAATTCATCGCCGAAGTGATTGAACCACTGCGAGCACGCTATGCGAACCAGGCGCAATTGAGTGCGGAACTGAAGGTCTAG
- a CDS encoding Uma2 family endonuclease, translated as MSTVNPPRGPIPFAVPPLENGDRLTRDEFERRYRAMPNLKKAELIEGVVYMPATVRYSNHGRPHSYLTHWIGDYVEETPGVDCGNDTSARLDLDNMPQPDAMLLILPECGGNCQISEDDYIENAPELVAEVSSSTVSFDLNTKKDVYRRCGVREYIVWRVLDREIDWFILENNQFVPLKTDAQGIYKSHVFPGLWLDAAALVAGSLKKVTQALKNGIDSHEHTAFVKKLNYQAQE; from the coding sequence ATGTCGACAGTCAATCCGCCACGAGGCCCGATTCCGTTTGCGGTTCCACCGCTTGAGAACGGCGACCGTCTTACGCGCGACGAGTTCGAGCGGCGATACCGCGCGATGCCGAACTTAAAGAAAGCCGAACTGATTGAAGGAGTGGTCTACATGCCTGCTACAGTTCGGTACTCTAATCACGGCCGACCTCATAGCTACCTCACGCATTGGATTGGCGACTACGTGGAAGAAACGCCAGGTGTTGATTGCGGCAATGATACATCAGCTCGACTCGATTTGGACAACATGCCGCAACCAGACGCCATGCTGTTGATACTGCCCGAGTGTGGCGGCAACTGCCAAATCAGTGAAGACGACTATATCGAGAACGCGCCCGAATTGGTTGCTGAAGTTTCATCCAGCACGGTGAGCTTCGATTTGAATACCAAAAAAGACGTCTATCGACGTTGCGGCGTTCGTGAATACATCGTTTGGCGGGTCCTGGATCGGGAGATCGATTGGTTCATTCTCGAAAACAATCAATTCGTGCCGCTGAAGACAGATGCACAAGGAATTTACAAAAGCCACGTTTTTCCAGGTCTGTGGCTCGACGCTGCGGCATTGGTCGCAGGCTCGCTGAAAAAGGTCACGCAAGCGCTCAAGAATGGCATCGATTCTCACGAACACACTGCCTTCGTCAAGAAACTGAACTATCAGGCGCAGGAATGA
- a CDS encoding sugar kinase, with protein sequence MFLTFGEVMARIAPPGHLRWPQSLPGSVQVTWGGGEANVAASLAMFGLPARYLTALPKQPVAESLVTSLRGLGVDVSQIYWRKEGRLGLYFVEVGANQRGSTVLYDRSYSAISLAAADEYDFERALQDVHWLHVTGITPAISEAAALANQRLVELAHARGVTVSCDLNFRKKLWNWRPGTKPKDLAKETMSRLLRHVDLVIANEEDAADVLGIHAGETDVLQGHIAAAAYEDVARQIAAQFPSVKRVAITLRESISADHNNWGAMLLDVATDKACFAPTDAAGNYVPYEIRNIVDRVGAGDSFGAGLLYALNTPDLASPDKAIAFAVAASCLKHSVQGDFNYVSVDEVKALLGGNASGRVQR encoded by the coding sequence ATGTTTCTCACTTTTGGCGAAGTCATGGCCCGGATCGCTCCTCCTGGGCATTTGCGTTGGCCGCAGTCGCTGCCTGGTTCCGTTCAAGTCACTTGGGGCGGCGGCGAAGCGAACGTCGCGGCATCGCTAGCCATGTTCGGGTTGCCGGCACGTTATCTCACCGCGCTGCCGAAGCAGCCGGTCGCGGAATCGCTGGTGACATCGCTACGTGGACTGGGCGTCGATGTTTCGCAGATCTATTGGCGTAAGGAAGGGCGACTCGGACTCTATTTTGTCGAAGTCGGCGCCAACCAGCGCGGCAGCACGGTTCTCTACGATCGCAGCTACAGCGCCATCAGCCTGGCCGCCGCCGATGAATATGATTTCGAACGAGCGCTGCAAGACGTTCATTGGCTGCACGTCACCGGCATCACGCCAGCCATCAGCGAAGCAGCAGCGCTGGCAAATCAAAGGCTGGTCGAACTGGCACATGCTCGCGGCGTGACCGTTTCCTGCGATCTCAACTTCCGCAAGAAGCTTTGGAACTGGCGGCCCGGAACGAAACCGAAAGACCTGGCGAAAGAAACGATGAGTCGCTTGCTGCGGCATGTCGATCTGGTCATCGCCAACGAAGAAGATGCCGCCGATGTCCTCGGCATTCACGCCGGCGAAACCGATGTCTTGCAGGGACACATCGCCGCTGCGGCCTACGAAGATGTTGCCCGCCAGATCGCAGCGCAGTTCCCCAGCGTGAAGCGAGTCGCAATCACGCTGCGCGAAAGCATCTCGGCCGATCACAACAACTGGGGCGCCATGCTGCTCGATGTCGCCACCGACAAAGCGTGCTTCGCACCAACCGACGCGGCTGGTAACTACGTGCCCTACGAGATTCGCAACATTGTCGATCGCGTCGGGGCAGGGGACTCCTTCGGCGCCGGATTGCTCTACGCACTCAACACGCCCGACCTGGCGTCACCCGACAAAGCGATCGCCTTCGCCGTCGCGGCAAGCTGCCTGAAGCATTCGGTGCAGGGAGATTTTAACTATGTTAGTGTGGATGAAGTGAAGGCGCTGCTTGGCGGCAACGCGAGTGGCAGGGTGCAGAGGTAG